A section of the Vitis riparia cultivar Riparia Gloire de Montpellier isolate 1030 unplaced genomic scaffold, EGFV_Vit.rip_1.0 scaffold418_pilon_pilon, whole genome shotgun sequence genome encodes:
- the LOC117909841 gene encoding probable cation transporter HKT7: MMNSASFTGNKHHRLCTCSSFKLECLGRSICFLVSSFYGFVILRFNTFWVQLCYFLCLSFQGFWLLKALKPRTPLRPRNLDLFFTSVSAATVSSMSTVEMEVFSNNQLLILTLLMFVGGEIFTSMVELQLWRSKLKKPLIAENQVNSVSNNSSAPPDPRNPFGQFELRVVTVPSMSNSTLETDEVQSQIEGRTKSLSSESLKYHSIKFLGFVVMGYLVVVHVLGVALVSGYIALVSSARDVLKQKGLKLFTFSLFTTVSTLASCGFVPTNENMIVFSKNSGLLLIIIPQVLLGNTLFPSCLRFSIRTLGKFKKVESNYLLTNTREIGFLHLLPSLHSTLLVPTVLGFILIQFTLFCSMEWNSEGLNGLNSYQKIIGALFESVNSRHTGETIVDISILSPAILVLFVVMMYLPPYTSFLPIKGDEQSSEICNGGRKRRRGKIVENIIFSQLSYLAIFIILICITERRKMKDDPLNFTVLNIVIEVISAYGNVGFTAGYSCERLLKPDSSCQSKWFGFSGKWSDEGKIILIFVMFFGRLKKFNMDGGRAWKLL; encoded by the exons ATGATGAACTCTGCTAGTTTCACCGGCAACAAACATCATCGTCTTTGCACTTGTTCATCTTTCAAACTGGAATGTCTAGGCCGATCAATCTGCTTTCTAGTCTCATCCTTTTACGGTTTCGTAATTCTCCGGTTCAACACTTTCTGGGTTCAGCTTTGTTATTTCCTGTGTCTTTCATTTCAGGGATTCTGGCTCCTCAAGGCTTTGAAGCCGAGGACTCCTTTGAGGCCTAGAAACTTGGATTTGTTCTTCACCTCTGTGTCGGCAGCTACTGTTTCTAGCATGTCCACGGTAGAAATGGAGGTTTTTTCCAACAACCAGCTTCTGATTTTGACTCTTCTAATGTTTGTAGGTGGAGAGATTTTCACTTCGATGGTAGAACTCCAGTTGTGGAGGTCTAAACTTAAGAAACCATTGATAGCAGAAAACCAAGTCAATTCGGTTAGTAACAATAGCAGTGCTCCTCCGGATCCTAGAAATCCTTTTGGTCAATTTGAGTTGCGCGTGGTAACGGTTCCTAGTATGAGTAATTCAACACTAGAAACTGATGAGGTTCAGAGCCAAATTGAGGGCCGAACTAAGTCATTGTCTAGTGAGTCTCTCAAATACCATTCCATCAAATTTTTAGGCTTTGTGGTGATGGGGTACCTTGTAGTAGTTCATGTCCTTGGAGTCGCACTAGTGTCTGGTTACATAGCCCTTGTGTCAAGTGCGAGAGATGTACTAAAGCAAAAGGGCCTCAAGCTCTTCACCTTTTCACTCTTCACCACAGTATCAACTCTTGCAAGTTGCGGTTTTGTCCCAACAAATGAAAACATGATAGTTTTCAGCAAGAACTCAGGCCTGCTTCTTATCATCATTCCTCAGGTCCTTCTCGGGAACACCTTGTTTCCCTCCTGCCTGCGTTTTTCCATAAGGACTCTGGGGAAGTTTAAGAAAGTGGAGTCCAATTACCTGTTGACCAACACAAGGGAGATTGGATTTCTGCACTTGCTTCCTAGTCTCCATTCTACTCTTTTGGTTCCTACTGTTCTGGGCTTCATTCTGATACAGTTCACGTTGTTTTGCTCCATGGAGTGGAATTCAGAAGGGTTGAATGGCCTGAATTCTTATCAGAAAATCATCGGTGCCCTCTTCGAGAGCGTGAATTCAAGGCATACCGGCGAAACAATTGTGGATATCTCAATTCTCTCACCTGCCATCTTGGTGTTATTCGTCGTAATGAT GTACCTTCCTCCTTATACTTCTTTCCTACCCATAAAAGGTGATGAACAGTCTTCAGAAATATGCAATGGAGGGAGGAAGAGAAGAAGGGGAAAGATTGTGGAGAATATAATATTCTCACAACTATCGTACCTGGCCATCTTCATCATCCTTATCTGCATAACGGAGAGGAGAAAGATGAAAGATGATCCTCTCAACTTCACAGTGTTAAATATTGTGATAGAAGTAATCAG TGCCTATGGAAATGTTGGGTTTACAGCAGGCTACAGTTGTGAACGGTTGTTGAAACCTGATAGTAGCTGCCAAAGTAAATGGTTTGGATTCTCGGGAAAATGGAGTGATGAGgggaaaataattctcatttttgtCATGTTTTTTGGAAGACTAAAGAAGTTTAATATGGATGGAGGTAGAGCATGGAAGCTCTTGTAA